One part of the Nematostella vectensis chromosome 8, jaNemVect1.1, whole genome shotgun sequence genome encodes these proteins:
- the LOC116615522 gene encoding coagulation factor V isoform X1, with amino-acid sequence MPTEACSGPALGIENGRIEAAQMSQSSYAEDNPIYGPDRARLNIPSTPYGAQLKASDSDGGWFKIDLLNTHVITAFAMQGYGSTGSAARVTSFLISSSNDDAAWLSVAHTHGSPKIFPGNTDNTGILKTTFSPPVIGRYFKITTKTCSVYCSFRLEIYCCVKI; translated from the exons ATGCCAACAGAGGCCTGCTCTGGACCGGCACTTGGGATTGAGAACGGTCGGATTGAAGCTGCTCAGATGTCCCAGTCTTCCTATGCGGAAGATAACCCTATCTACGGCCCAGACCGCGCGCGGCTCAATATTCCCTCGACTCCCTATGGCGCTCAGCTCAAGGCTAGTGACAGTGATGGGGGCTGGTTCAAGATCGATCTTCTCAACACTCACGTGATCACAGCGTTTGCGATGCAGGGATACGGCTCAACTGGTTCCGCGGCGCGTGTCACATCGTTCCTTATTTCCTCGTCCAATGATGATGCCGCATGGTTGTCTGTAGCTCATACACATGGTTCTCCCAAG ATTTTCCCTGGCAACACCGACAACACCGGGATTTTGAAGACTACCTTCTCTCCGCCTGTGATTGGTCGGTACTTCAAGATCACCACAAAGACCTGTTCTGTTTACTGCTCCTTCCGATTGGAAATCTACTGCTGTGTCAAGATTTAA
- the LOC5508402 gene encoding low-density lipoprotein receptor-related protein 8: MKNSALLLIGFAWMITPAESRSRCYSCTSSVSWDDCERKQMRRGCPVDSDVCVTASVRVTSDNRDVTAYFKTCTTRDRCNASSVAACNVEGTDKSVECSIHCCYGLYCNFKYEEVTTENSQSFKRAELAFPCRPPCLIYSTDTDIRGLELLTPSGITARHAIGLSRRGPVVGFQGQKKIRALDVHVEKMLVFWSDVGDKVIKRGNLITGEVVTVVSDVQAQHDGVAVDWATGLLYWTNRDKKAIEVAKLDGSFRKTLIKDNLVGPKGIVVDPRTGLMFWTDKGTPKIERATLAGRDRISLVTTALKRPEGLVNDYASNRLYWCDPILDYIESIDYDGGNRRVLYKNGVHPFDMAIYGHMLIWSDLGINTVERVDMRTGVKLSTLVTLKDNWATGIAVLHLSRQPIVASPCGDNNGGCSHLCLPNGDAKYICACPDGDSISADQKNCNSVAPSVNPRKTTIATTTSSPTQTTTKAAASTKTQSQTPTTAKTQAPSTTMSTESPSTTMSAESPSTTMSTESPSTTMSTESPSTTMSTESPSTTMSTESPSTTMSTESPSTTMSTESPSTTMSTESSSTKISTGSPSTRMSTESPFTTMSTGSPSTRMSTESPTTTMSTESPTTTMSTESPSTTISSESPSSTMSTESPSTTMSTESPFSRMSTESPTTTMSTESSSTKISTGSPSTRMSTESPSTTMSTESPSTTMSTESPTPAFPGTFHLCEHSSATLSCDQGKRLSIISANYGRTFDQRICPHYAMRTTHCQSAYARDVIHCACHSRRSCRLYAKNEVYGDPCPGTFKYIEVRYSCV, translated from the exons ATGAAGAATTCTGCCTTGCTTTTGATTGGATTTGCGTGGATGATCACCCCAGCAG AGTCGCGGAGTAGGTGCTATAGCTGTACAAGTTCTGTATCATGGGATGACTGCGAACGCAAGCAAATGAGGCGCGGGTGCCCTGTGGATTCCGACGTATGCGTGACAGCCTCAGTCCGAGTGACGTCAGATAACCGTGATGTAACGGCATACTTCAAAACTTGCACTACGCGTGACAGGTGTAACGCAAGTTCTGTTGCAGCATGTAACGTGGAAGGGACTGACAAGTCGGTTGAATGCAGTATCCATTGTTGCTATGGGCTCTACTGCAAtttcaaatatg AGGAGGTCACAACTGAAAATTCGCAATCCTTCAAAAGAG CCGAATTAGCGTTCCCCTGTCGTCCACCATGTCTAATCTACAGCACCGACACTGACATCCGGGGTCTTGAGCTGCTCACACCATCCGGGATCACGGCGCGTCACGCAATAGGCCTGTCACGCCGTGGCCCCGTTGTGGGGTTTCAAGGTCAGAAGAAAATCCGCGCGCTCGACGTGCACGTGGAGAAAATGCTGGTTTTCTGGAGTGACGTCGGAGACAAG GTGATCAAAAGAGGTAATCTCATTACTGGTGAGGTTGTTACGGTGGTCTCTGACGTGCAAGCCCAACACGATGGGGTCGCTGTGGACTGGGCCACAGGCCTCCTCTACTGgacaaatagagacaaaaagGCGATAGAGGTCGCGAAGCTTGATGGAAGTTTTAGGAAGACTTTGATAAAAGACAACCTTGTCGGCCCGAAAGGCATTGTGGTAGACCCACGAACAGG CCTTATGTTCTGGACAGACAAGGGGACACCAAAGATTGAACGCGCCACCCTAGCCGGTCGTGACCGCATCAGCCTCGTTACCACGGCCCTGAAACGCCCAGAGGGGCTGGTCAATGACTACGCCTCCAACCGTCTGTACTGGTGCGACCCTATCCTAGATTACATCGAGTCTATTGACTATGACGGGGGAAATCGGCGAGTGCTGTACAAGAACGGGGTACACCCTTTCGATATGGCCATATATGGGCATATGCTTATCTGGAGTGACCTGGGGATTAATACCGTCGAGCGCGTGGACATGAGGACTGGGGTCAAGCTTAGTACACTGGTTACTTTAAAGGATAACTGGGCGACCGGGATCGCTGTGTTACACTTATCGAGGCAGCCAATTG TGGCCTCTCCCTGTGGCGACAACAATGGCGGCTGCAGTCATTTATGCTTACCGAATGGTGACGCCAAATACATCTGCGCATGTCCAGATGGGGACTCGATATCTGCTGACCAGAAAAACTGCAACTCAG TTGCTCCATCCGTGAATCCAAGAAAAACTACAATCGCGACCACTACGAGCTCACcaacacaaacaacaacaaaagctgCAGCATCTACTAAAACTCAGTCCCAAACTCCTACAACTGCCAAGACTCAGGCTCCATCTACCACGATGTCCACCGAGTCTCCCTCCACCACAATGTCTGCCGAGTCTCCCTCCACCACAATGTCGACCGAGTCTCCCTCCACCACAATGTCCACCGAGTCTCCCTCCACCACAATGTCTACCGAGTCTCCCTCCACCACAATGTCGACCGAGTCTCCCTCCACCACAATGTCTACCGAGTCTCCCTCCACCACAATGTCGACCGAGTCTCCCTCCACCACAATGTCGACCGAGTCTTCCTCCACTAAAATATCGACCGGGTCTCCCTCCACCAGAATGTCGACCGAGTCTCCCTTCACTACAATGTCGACCGGGTCTCCTTCCACCAGAATGTCGACCGAGTCTCCCACCACTACAATGTCGACCGAGTCTCCCACTACCACAATGTCGACAGAGTCTCCCTCCACCACAATATCGTCGGAGTCTCCCTCTTCAACAATGTCGACCGAGTCTCCCTCCACTACAATGTCGACCGAGTCTCCCTTCAGCAGAATGTCGACCGAGTCTCCCACCACCACAATGTCGACCGAGTCTTCCTCCACTAAAATATCGACCGGGTCTCCCTCCACCAGAATGTCGACCGAGTCTCCTTCCACTACAATGTCGACCGAGTCTCCTTCCACTACAATGTCGACCGAGTCTCCTACACCAGCCTTTCCAG GTACATTCCATTTGTGTGAGCATAGCAGTGCGACATTGTCGTGTGATCAGGGAAAACGACTGTCCATTATCTCAGCCAACTACGGTCGCACCTTTGACCAGCGGATTTGCCCACACTATGCCATGCGCACAACGCACTGCCAATCTGCGTACGCTAGGGATGTCATTCACTGCGCATGTCACAGTAGACGCTCGTGTCGTTTGTACGCGAAGAATGAAGTGTATGGAGATCCATGTCCGGGGACTTTTAAGTACATCGAAGTCAGATATTCATGTGTGTAG
- the LOC116615522 gene encoding lactadherin isoform X2 produces the protein MSQSSYAEDNPIYGPDRARLNIPSTPYGAQLKASDSDGGWFKIDLLNTHVITAFAMQGYGSTGSAARVTSFLISSSNDDAAWLSVAHTHGSPKIFPGNTDNTGILKTTFSPPVIGRYFKITTKTCSVYCSFRLEIYCCVKI, from the exons ATGTCCCAGTCTTCCTATGCGGAAGATAACCCTATCTACGGCCCAGACCGCGCGCGGCTCAATATTCCCTCGACTCCCTATGGCGCTCAGCTCAAGGCTAGTGACAGTGATGGGGGCTGGTTCAAGATCGATCTTCTCAACACTCACGTGATCACAGCGTTTGCGATGCAGGGATACGGCTCAACTGGTTCCGCGGCGCGTGTCACATCGTTCCTTATTTCCTCGTCCAATGATGATGCCGCATGGTTGTCTGTAGCTCATACACATGGTTCTCCCAAG ATTTTCCCTGGCAACACCGACAACACCGGGATTTTGAAGACTACCTTCTCTCCGCCTGTGATTGGTCGGTACTTCAAGATCACCACAAAGACCTGTTCTGTTTACTGCTCCTTCCGATTGGAAATCTACTGCTGTGTCAAGATTTAA